The Monomorium pharaonis isolate MP-MQ-018 chromosome 5, ASM1337386v2, whole genome shotgun sequence genome segment TAAGTCTCCTTGTATTCCGAAACGCTCTGTACTCCTTGGCAACTACTTAGCAAACAGTCCgagacacacatacacacacacaaaacgaATGCACCGGCCGTGTAATTCCAACGCCGCGTTTGCATCGCGCAGTGTGACTTGCACACAGTTCCCCCATATTTCGCCTTTTAACAGGgtagcatttttttttgtacatcattTGTCCCTCTTTCCATATCCTTTTCGAATGTTGAGATCCACATCTCccgtaattaaaaagaaaaattattttttccttcttccATACACGTTAAgggagaaaattatataaatagaactTTATATATGGAgggaaaattatataaattatcttatattgtatatagagagaaaaaatatatgttaagcGATTtacgtgtattataaaaatgtataaaaagtttatgagataaaataaaataacattgtacATCTTgtcttattaattatgatattatatgCACATTTTACTGCAACCCGATCAATGAaagcattttataaattacaagaataattgtttagaagtttgtaattttacaaatgtattgtttattaataatatacaaattgtaAACATCAGTTTTTGTATGACtacttttcattttatacTCCTTGTAAAGTatcctataaaattttcaaactatttttaattcagtTTCGTGAGTAACTATATTATGTATTCGTGCAATCTCAAAGTTTTACGAATCccttttcttttaacgcaTCGATCAATGCTGTTTTTATTGTGTAAGAAAACCTTGTTGTAAGAAAATCCTATTGTGTAGAGcacatatttttgtttgaaaaaggattattaaatttagaacGTTTCTATTTGCTAAgtgatttatttagttttgtaTTGACTGCAAAAGTCAAAACTTTTGATAGGTTTTCAATAGCTATTGAAaccaactttatttttaaatgccgAAAGGCGGTCGATCTGTCAACTTACTTCAGCAACTTCTTTTGTTGACATTCGTTTCGGATTTGTATCCACTAAATTGCACATGTCGCCATCGCCATTATAAGATTTTCCAGAATGTATTTTGTCTTTGAGATTGAAATTATCTGTCGTTTAAATTTAGTGAACCATCTGTCGCGGGACAAAATTGACCTAGAATTCCCtccaaatatattacaaatgttttttttatgttatcttgaatatttgtttctctttGTACATTACTGTTACATGCACACATAAAATTGCGATTTTCCTAaagtatataacaatttagctggatacagatctgaaaataattttgttagaccattaaaataattgcgaaGGACATTCAAGCATAATAAGCAAtgttgcaaaaagttttgacattttagaaACCAGCTTGGACGTCCTAGTTATTTTGATGgcctaacaaaattattttcagatctgtattctactaaatttttcaaaactttagaTTCGTTCATACTGACAAAATCATTCTCTCCGCGCATAAAGCACtttcacttttatttaaaaacaccATTAGTCGCACCCAAAGTCGCAAAAACTGTGCGCcacctttaaaaaaatatcggatattaatattatacaataaacagAGATATCAATACGTAAATATtgattagaatattttaccgTTGTTGTTGCTTATCGTTGTTGTTAAAACAAAGCGCTCTTTGACACTTTagatctttaattatttaaagccACGACTGTGAACACAGCGCACTCGTGAAACTAAATACGATGTCGCTGAAAAGATGTCCGCTTATCCGGCTtctattgaattaaatattagtgaATCCTTTATGTGCGCGCTTAGCATTGAAAAactcaaaataaaaacacgTACTGTGTGTTTATATCTGTTAACGAACGTATACCTTTCGATCGCTCTGTTAATTTCAAAAGTTTCGTATCGCTCCTCCCCGCTATCGGGCGAGAGTGGCTCGatggaattaaataaatttttgagaaGCTAACGCGCGCGCAGGTGTCAGTATAAAGATACCAACGGCGTGACAACCGCGGCGTGTCAGTCAATTCGACGGATCGATATCAACGCTGACAATGCTCCGACAGCAAACGCGCATCTCCAGGTAAAAGCGAATCGATAATTGTCCTCCGGTCGCTCGATAAATTAAAACCACGTCGGGAGCATCGAACCCGGTTATCGATCCGAGCCGAGTCgaggagagggagggaaagggaaaggaagaaaaaaaaagaaagaaagaaagaaagagagaagcgCGAAGCCGTACAAGAGAAGATTGTCTAATTGAAGAAGCAGCAACATTGTGCGTCGTTCGGGGTACCGGACGCGGTCGAGTGGTCCCTGGGCCACCCCTGACTCGTTCGTGACTCCCCCCGGTCCCCGGACCCCGCCCCGCGGGTCACCCTTCTTCACCCCTCATCCCCCGGAGCCACCGTCCCGTCCCTCTCTCCTCGACCCCTGCGTATCGAGTTCGTTACAGATTCCCGTGGCGAGATCTCTCcgcccctctccctccccgcCGCGCTCTTGCAACCCCCTCGCATGCCCCTCAGCTCCGTCGTTCCCGTCTCGccccgagagagagagagagagagagagagagagagagagagagagagagagagagagagagagagcgagaaagagagagaaaggcaCCCTCCTGCCGGAGGCTCTCGCTTAGCGTAGCATTCGCGATTTGCGCAACTCCGCACAACTCCGTGCGAGCGCGAGACGCGTTCGTTTTCTCTCCGTGTGTTTCAACAACACTACACGACTCGACCTCGTGCGCGCCCTTGCCGTACAAAACCTATACTCGCGGCTTCTCGCGCGGTTCCCGAGGTCGCGGAAACCGAAAGCAAGAGGAGGAGAACGCGCAGGAAGAGGAGAGAGTAAGGGAGAAGTCGAGGAAGTCGAGGAAGCCTTCGCGAGGGAAAATCGGGAGcacgggagagagagagagagagagggacgaCGGCAGCGGAGAAAGCACCGAGGGTGCAAGAGGCGGGAAGGAAGGCGAACGAGAGAGTCGCCGGATAACGAACAAGTctaagaagaagaaaaagaagaagaagaagaagggaTCGGTCGCCGCGGAATACCCGAAGCGGCCCGCTCGAAGGGATAGAGGAAGTcctccgcgcgcgcgaaggAACGACGTCGTCGTCTCCTCTCGCGCCACCCTCTTCTCACGCCATCCCCGAGGTCAGGTGCGCCATCGAGCGCGCGAGGAGCATCGGGCGCACCGCGAGAGAGACTTCGACTCCGCAAAGCCGATCGATCGAAAGCGCGCGGCCGAAGTCTGCCTGACAGCCCCCtaccctctcccctcccccgcgcgcgggagagagagagagagagcgggcGGCCATTGATCTCCGTATCGACGCCGGCCGCGACCAATCGTCGACGAcccctctcctcttctctgCCACCCCTGCCgccgcgtgtgtatgtgtgtgcgtgcccGTGCATGTGTCCATGTCCaagtgcacgcgcgcgcgcgtgtgtgtgtgtgtgtgtgcggaTTCCGCCATCGGTGTCGCCCGATCGAGTTATCGTTCCCGCGGATCGTTCGTTCTCGCGGCCACGGGAGGAGGACGACATCTTGAAGAGCAGCGAGTCTCgggcggcgcgcggcggctTGCCTACTGTCATGGTCGGCCCGATCGACGGCGGCGTATCGACGTTTCGATCCTGAACCAAGAGGCGGCGAGGAAGGTGACTCTCCCCGGGCTTATCGCGTGATCTCGCCCGCGGCCATTtccgcgcgcgtgcgcgcgcgcgcgcacgcgaccTATCCGCGCGAGTTATCGGATCGCGTATCGATTCAGTGATCGACCGGTAATCACCGTTTCGTTTGCTAAACAGCGACGACCGACCGCGGCCGTGGCAACAATTTCCGGAgcggagaagagagagagaaagagagagagggggtgTCCGCACGGGCTGCACTCGAGAAACTTTGCACGCTTGAGCGAAGTAACTTCGCGCGGGGGTGGCGAGGAGTTCGGCAGCTAGGACGTCGGCGACCTAGTTCGAGGAAAAAGCAAGTTCGCCGCTGGAGAATTCGGAGTCGAAGCCAATCCGCGGGAGAACAAGTGCTGTGCGCCCTTCCGgagtgtctgtgtgtgtgtgtgtatgtgtgacgaatttttctctttctaaaaaaaaaaaaggaatctcGGAAACCGGCGGCCGATCTTCCTCGGCGAAAAAACAGTCGGCGTTTCGTGGGGAAGCCCCCCCGCCCGCCTCCCTTCGTAGGCGAGACAGGCGACGATCGCGAATCGAAGCGAGTAGAGTCGCGTCGAATCCGGTGGAGCCTTTCTCTTGTCGTCGGTGGCGGCTGTGGGTACATCGCTGGGTCGAGGTCGTGCGggacgcggcggcggcggcgcgggtGACGCGAGTCGATGTTTATGCTCGAAGTATCGAGCCGCGCGCATCGAGCTACGTTGGTCACGAGGTATTGGAAAATCGATAGAAAGCTGACTGACgccagcggcggcggcgtcggcggtggtggcggcggcggcggcggcgacgtcGGCGGCAGCGTCGTAGTTGGAGTTTCTgctggtggcggcggcggcggcggtggtggttgTTGCGGCGATAGTagtagtggtggtggtggctgtcgtcgtcgtcgacgtgaCGGTGGTGGGCGGCGGTGGGTGTCCGTGTCACCTACACACCCCTAGTGGCGCGCCGTTGATGGTGGTGTtggtagtggtggtggtggcggctTAGCCGGCAGCAGGAGAAGTGTGACCGGCAAGGGGTCGCTTCTGTCACTTAACTCTCGCTCCGTACGCGTACGAAGTTATCGTCGTCCTCGCATCCTCGTGAACTTGCAAGTTCGGGCACGCGAGAAAGGGACACGCGGGGGATTGACGCGCGGATCGTCGCCTGGTTGTCACCTCTTCCGGCGCGGCGAATTCTCCGACTGTCCGACCGGAAGCTCGTGGTCGTGCgcccgcgtgcgcgcgcgcgcgctttctctctctcgctctctctcggaACGAGAGAGCGGGATTCTCCGTCGTTCCGGTACCCGTCGTCTCCGGGTCGCCCTCACGTGGACGTGGACCCCTCGCCGTGGGGAGAAAAGGCGCGAACACGAGAACACTGCGCAGGTACGACGGTATAACGGTTCCGTTGACGGTGTACTGGTGTATAGTGATAGTGTTATTGTGGCGGTGTGGtgtgcgagcgagcgagctaGCGGCTCCCCTCCGCTAGCTACGAACGGACGAACAAACTGACAGACACGTGACAGAGGGAataggaggaggaggaggaggaggaggaagaggaggacgCGGTCGCACCTGGACCAAGGAGAAGAACTCGCGGCACGCGACACGAGGAGCCGCGCGAGCGGAATAGCGGCAGTGACATTAGTGATGGTAGTGTAGCTTGGGTGGTAGAACGGACCAGGTGGCAATGGTGTGCCGGTAGTGTGACTCGAAAAACACTCTCTCGGGGGTAGGGACCGTTAGGGGAAGGGGGCGGAGCGGGACAAGTCCCCGacgatagagagagagaaagagaggagcggcggcggtggcagcGGTGCGGGACGGGGAGCGCGGTGAAATCGAGACACCCCCTTCTCGCCGCTTCGCCTCTCTATATCCTGGGTCCGCCTGTGGCTGGCTCGCTCCctctttctcgcgcgcgctctTTTTCCTCTCACTCTCActttctctcctcgtctcttcCATCGGGAAGAGCCGGTGCCGGGTGCGCTCGCACTCGGGCGCGCGAGCGCAGAGAGCGTGCGCTCTCACTCGCTCCGCACTCGCGCGGTGTCATGGGCGCACGGTGGTCGTTGCGCTACCACCGGGTGCTCCTTATGTCGGGCCGACGTGACGGTGAGTCGTCggcatcgtcatcgtcatcgtcgtcgtcgtggtcGCGCTCGTCGTggtcgttgtcgttgtcgtcCGCTTACGCGCTGTCCTCGCCTCGGGGTAGTCGCCGAGAGGTTACACGTACACGTCGTCCCCTCGCGGTCGTGCGGTAATCAGTGATACCCAGAGATCAACCGGGATCCGTGATAATCGGTGGATAAACGGAGAGGGGGGAGAACAGAAGAGAGAATATACTCCGCGCGGTGCGGTGTAGGCTTCTCTCGCACAggagggaagaaaaaaaaaagggaaactCTGAAACGTGCGCGCGGTGTGGTGTTGCTGCGGTCTGTGCGGTGCGATCTGTGTACGGCACGCGACGGTGTGCGACGCGGAGTgtggtcgtcgtcgtcggcggcgTACGACAGCGTAGGAGCGAGTGGCAGTGCGCCCACTACCGAACTAGATGTGCGTAAATGGAAGGTATAGGGGACATAGGCGATCATCAATCGCATAGCGAGCAATTACTGGACTCGGTCGATTCCCCGGCGGCGGTGTCTACGCATGGCCGGGGCGGTGGGGGCGGCTCGAATGGGAACTGTGGTGGAGGAGGCGGAGGCGCagcaggaggaggaggaggaggaggaggaggaagtgGTAGCGGCGGGGGTGGTGGTAGGGGCAGCGTGGTCGGTGGGGGTAGGCATCAcaaccaccaccaccaccatcaccatcatcatcaccatcacggccaccaccaccatcatcaacagcagcagcagcagcagcacgaGGTCGTGCACGAAATGGGGGGTGGTAGGAGCGGCAGaggaggcggcggcggcggcagtggTAACGGGGGTGGTGGCGCCGGCgctggtggtggcggcggcggcggcggtggtggtggtaacGGAGGAGGTAGCGTCGAGGGTATGTCTTCGTCGGCCTCTCAAAGCCCCGACATCGCGTGCGCGAGCCTACCGCTGGAACTGCTCGCGGCTGGCGCGCTCGGCGTCAAGGAGGAGCGAGACCTCGCCGCCGCGGAGGATCTGTCGTCGTCCCAGGATCCGCCGAGCgtcggcggtggtggtggcggcggtgatagtggtggcggcggcggcggcggtggcggcggcggcggcggcggcggaatCGGAGGCAACGGTgacggtggcggtggcggcggcggcggcggacgCGCCGTCGGTGGCGGCAACGGCAACGGCAACAGCAGCAACGGCAGCGGTGgtaacggcggcggcggcagtggcggcagcggcggcggcggcggtagTGGCAGTGGtggtagtagtagtagtggCGGCGGTGGCAGGCAGAGCGCGCGGGAGTCCCTGTCGGTGATCGTGCCGCCTCAGGACGTGGACGTGGACTCGCGCGACGCCGACGACTCGGAGCTCCTCAGTCCGGGCAAGCTAACGCCTACGTCGGGGATCAGCGTGTCGGTCGCGAGCATGATCGACGCGACGGACTTCAGGGCGATGCAGCCGGAGCCGACGTATCAGACCCTGACCTCGGTGGCGGAGAGGATGTCGCCGCCCGGCTTCAGTCCCGGCTCGTCGTACGCCACGCTGACGCCGCTGCAGCCGTTACCGCCGATCTCCACGATGAGCGACAAATTCGTTTACGGTGGTCACGCGGCCGGCGGCGTCACCGGCAGCTTCGCCGTGATGCAGAACAACGGCCTGGGTAACATCGGCCTCAGTATGGGCGGCTCGCCGTACACGTACGACAAGCTACCTACGATGGGCATGTCGCCGTCGCACAATTATCCGTCGCCGGGCGCGGGACTCCAACCGAGCCCGCTCTCGCCGCAGAGCGGGTACAGCCAGAGCGGCCTCAACTCGCCGCACAAATCGTCCGCGAGTCCGCATTACGACCCGGCGTTTCTGCCGCGATTACAACAGAGCCCGGCGGCGCTTAGCCCGTCCTCGCCGCCGGCCGTCTCGGCCACGGCGAGTTTCGCGCCATCGCATCATTCCCCGCCTGGCACGCATTCCGTGCCGAGCGCGGCATCGCCGCCACCGACTATGCAGACGCAActgcaacagcagcagcagcagcaacagcagcagcagcagcagcagcaacagcagcagcagcaacagcagcagcagcagcagcagtcgATGACGCAGCAGCAGACGATATCGCACACGCAGCACGTGCAACACACGTCGGTGGTGATGAAGACGGTGTCGGCGGCGGGCAACGGCGGCGCCGGCGAAGTCGAGGAGATCAACACGAAGGAGCTCGCGCAGCGTATCAGCGCCGAGCTCAAGAGGTACAGCATACCGCAGGCGATATTCGCGCAGCGGGTGCTGTGCCGCAGCCAGGGCACCCTCAGCGACCTGCTGCGCAACCCGAAGCCCTGGTCCAAGCTCAAGAGCGGCCGCGAGACCTTCCGGCGGATGTGGAAGTGGCTGCAGGAGCCCGAGTTTCAGAGAATGTCGGCCTTGCGGCTAGCAGGTTAGTCGTCCACGCGTCAGAGAGAGACCCCCCCCACACATCAACGTCCCCCCACCCCTTCATTCACCACGTATACAAAATTACTCCCCCCCTCCCACCACACACATGTACACACAAAACCATTCGAATCGCTCGAAACACTCAATCGCGAAAGTCCCACTTGTCTATCGTGTATactttgtgtattttttcCATTTGTCTCTGCATAAGAAAACAACgtgagattaaaaaaaaaaaagggcaGAACGCTCGGGTTCTGAACGATTGTCctcatcgtcgtcatcgtcatcgtcgtcctcgtcgtcctcgtcgtcatcgtcgtgtGAGTCTCTCGCACACACGTAGTGTATACCAATACCTGTAAACGCCTGTAAACGCGAACACACGTTTGTGTCTCACGCTTCAACACGTGTCTCGCTGCTCGCCTGTGTTCTCGTCCTGCACATGTCCTTGACATCGATCTACGATCGACGATCGCTAGATTATCCCCTGGGAACATCGACGCTCCACGCCGAATCACTCGCATCGGCATTTCGCGACTGTTTCAAATCCCCATGTCTTCTGAGCGATCCCTTAAACCTTCCGGTAAaccaaatttttctaaaaattaataaatattgagaataaaaaagcGACGTGTTAAATCTTGGTTTTTAACTTCTTTCCCACTAAATGAAATTCAAACgataaaatgctaaaaaaatacatagaaGTACATACTTCTTACCGTTAACTTCGGTGACtttattgatgaaaaaaaaaagagacggaCGCGTCTTTAAAGAAAACCGTGTCTTTCAAAACCGATTGAATGCATTCAGAATAACATATAGACCTGTAGATACATTATTCaccacacatacacacatatgcaCGAGCGTTCaagcaatttttaagatatctcgaaaaataattctgtaaattgCACCTGCTTGACAGACTGCGTTATAAGCCTGCTCAACGACACccttcaatttaaaataaactgtaCCCTCCGATGATATTCCCCTCAGGAGCGAGCTCGGGAAAATAAAAGCGTTTCTTTTCTATTCGATATAAAAAGAATcccaaattgcaattaaacgAAAATCTATTTGACGAGCAAAATCGTAGTTACGATCAAATTGCGGAAACATTTGCCAATTTCACTAATGAACATGAATCCGCGTTTTGATCTCGGATAGAAAATCCGCgactttcattttttattaagcgaaaatcaattttacacGTCCGGACTGCTAGGAATTATTTAACGTTCGCGTATGTCCCGGCGATTCCGAATTATGTCTTTGTGTGCTCCGtttaatttctgataaataaaatattcaccGGTCATTCAAACTTATCGACTTCGCATTCGTGACACAAAATCTCCTTGGACtgtagataattaaatatcgaAAGCTACTAGATCAATGCGGAAAAATAGTCGAATACATGaatgtgtattaaaaaaaaaaaccgtacAAAAAGacattgaaaaacaaaaaaaaaacacaaacgTTTTGAAACTACAAACTGATTGATCAAAAGTGCCAAACACCTGCGCTCCCGAACACATTTCCCGAGGCCGTTCCTGTCGCTTTAAGCGAACCCCGGCAGGAATAATGACGCGAAAGGACATTCGCGGGGACGATCGCACGGGAATGCACAACGTTTCACACGGGGGGGAATACGCGCGCAAAGGATCCGCCGCGCGCGTGCGAAATGCGCGCGCGGAGAGCGGAAGCGCACACGTGGCACCCACGTGGGAGAGGCGTTCCCTTCCATATCATTCAGAGATAGACGCGCGGAATAACACTTTTCGAATTCAACATCCTTCGTCCCCGGCGCGGTGCGCGGTGCGCGACGCTCGGCGTCGCGGCGCTCGCCGCGCCACGCCGCGCGGTGCAAGTATTGATCGccgcgcgcggcggcggcggtggtcaCGCggccgccaccaccgccgacgccgtcgtcgttgccgtcgtcgacgatgacgacgacggcggcggcggcggcggcgacgacggcgtcGCGGCGCAGCCGCGCGACCTCGGTCTCGCTCGGCACGGCTTCGCTTTCCGGAGCCGCCATGTTCGCtacgccgtcgccgtcgtcatcGTCCTCGTTGTCGTTATCGTCCCTCTCTTTCTGTTTCACctgcccccctcccccccccccccccaaccTCTCTTGCTCCCTCTCGACCTTCTTCCATCCAACGGGAATCACTGCGCGGGATTCGCGATTTTCGCGTCATTCGAGTGTCACCTCCAACAGCAGAATGATCCTTCTTCGtttctactttttttccccccgtcataaaatttgatacaattttcttagacatttctttataaagcataaagtataaatttctTCATACTTCATAATTATGTCAGGAAAATTATCCGCATATTTTGCGAATTCTATGCATTTGACAGATTTCTAGGTTGGTATATACGCACGCCGCGACTTTAATTCCTAATAAATCTCATTTGGAGTCGGTTTCGCTGGAACcttaatttctaaaatcatGTATCTTGTAATTATACCTTCcgttaaagttttattaacatCCGTTAAATTTAGCTAAGGAATATTTATTACGCGATCTACTTGTTTGCCTGAAACGCTCGACGTATCGAGCTGACGTTAGTTTTACCGATTAAATTGCCTTATGTGTTTATGTGTTAATGTGTTAATTGCAGTAAACATCTCTACATATTAtttacgcacgcacacatgtgcgcaaatttttaaatatgcagGTTTTCTCTTATATTGAAACTCTTGGCTTGTTTCAAGAAACACAGTATTGTTTTTTGTTATGTGTATTTCGATGGAGAAATATGcttgttttatacaaaatcgaaattttttatatgcaacAAATCTTGTCACGAGTCGcagaagtcgataacaaaactataattctccaattttttaaatacaatattaccgACTTCCACCtttattgtctatactttatataattttgtgacCATAATAACGTTTAATCGGTAAGACCAACATATCGCCAGCATCCGCTTGAGATCAGAAGAactctttttcaattaaatgcaACTATGAATTGTCAAGATCTCGACTTCCATAAGTTCGTCATAGAACCTCTATCATTGATAAACTAATTCTTCCATTCTACGAATAAGCAATTTATGCTAGATTTTACTTTCGCATATAATTTTCgtaatataaaagaacaatGAGTTACAGTAAAATTAACGCTTATAACTTTAACGGACATCAGGGTCGGAGGAATTAAGATCACTAACTGCTGAACATTCTGTCTGTGTTCGGTGACtcaaaatgttctttttcaaACAGTAATACAAACCGCCATGTAACCGACGCtgccgtttaaaaaaaaaaaaagaattaaaaacagCTCATCCTCTCGTCCTTTTCCCATCtttcactttctctctctctttctctccctttctctatctatctatctctctgtTTTCCGTCGCTCCTTTGCGCGCCTACTGAGGCATGCGGATACTGTCGGGAAGAGCGACTGCCTCTACGGTTACCGTTCTATACCGGTAGCAGCCCCTCGTGGTACGAAACTCTTAGGGTCGTGAAAAAGGCCGGTAGGGAGTGAAGAAAAGGTGCGGCATGGCACGGTAGTAAAGGGTTGCCCGGGAGGAGACAATgccgaagaagaagaagacgagGAAGAACTCGGCTCGATTCAGTGCTCTTTAGATTAGAGCCTCTCCGCTATTGTTTCCCatatatctctttctctctctttttcttcgtgAAAACCTGTCTCGTTAGAACGCGTTCGCTGCCGACGCTCCGCGCGCAAAACCCCTAAATCTAATTCATTAGAAATCAAACGGGAACAAAGTAATCGGCACTACAACCTCTGTAGAAGAAAAGAGATTGACGAGAGATTTCATTAGTGTCTCTAGAAATGAAATTCAAATCGGCGGGTCGAGATCGAAAACCAAATTGAAGAATTAATATTGACCCGGCAGCGAAATTTCCTTCTCGCACATCTCCGCGCACAGCTTCCGAATTAAAATTTGGGGGGGGTTAAAATCGAAATTCGAAATTATACGAAGCAAATAGAAataggaggaggaggaagggaCCGAGATAAATTAGTGACGGCCTGATTTGTAGGATCACGTGGAAAATAGGTTCCTCAAGGGGAATGTCTCTCTCTGCAGAAACTGCGCGCCTTCAGGAGGCGGCTCTAAACACGACGATGAATAATTCGCTCGGCCGTTAAAACGGCAATCAATCGGGCGAGCGTAACGTTGCACTCTTATAAATTGCCTTTATTATTATGCCGCCGCTATTGTTGTTCGTGCTCGAATTCATCTGGTAATGACTATAGGTACGCGTGCCTCATTGCTGTATGTCATTTGCGTTTAATTGCGTCCACCGTTATCGTCGCTATCGATCGTCACCGCGGACGGGAGGGGGTTCAGGTGCATTAGTCGTAGCGAGCTCCTCGTGTCTTTCTATTTACTTTCGCCAGATGCATCCCCCATGTGCAATATTCCTAAGCCAGCTGGATGATTTACGAACGAATTTCATTTCGCGGCTTCCCATTCCGGATTAGCCCTCCTAGCGCAACTATCGTTTTTGAGGGCTGCACGAGgctcctcttcttcttttttttttttataattcacgTTTCGGTCACCCTTGGTCAAGCTATCATAGAATTTCGAGAAATCTAAATTTGTAGGAAATCGGATATTTAAGTTTGA includes the following:
- the LOC105837765 gene encoding hepatocyte nuclear factor 6 isoform X2 translates to MEGIGDIGDHQSHSEQLLDSVDSPAAVSTHGRGGGGGSNGNCGGGGGGAAGGGGGGGGGSGSGGGGGRGSVVGGGRHHNHHHHHHHHHHHHGHHHHHQQQQQQQHEVVHEMGGGRSGRGGGGGGSGNGGGGAGAGGGGGGGGGGGNGGGSVEGMSSSASQSPDIACASLPLELLAAGALGVKEERDLAAAEDLSSSQDPPSVGGGGGGGDSGGGGGGGGGGGGGGGIGGNGDGGGGGGGGGRAVGGGNGNGNSSNGSGGNGGGGSGGSGGGGGSGSGGSSSSGGGGRQSARESLSVIVPPQDVDVDSRDADDSELLSPGKLTPTSGISVSVASMIDATDFRAMQPEPTYQTLTSVAERMSPPGFSPGSSYATLTPLQPLPPISTMSDKFVYGGHAAGGVTGSFAVMQNNGLGNIGLSMGGSPYTYDKLPTMGMSPSHNYPSPGAGLQPSPLSPQSGYSQSGLNSPHKSSASPHYDPAFLPRLQQSPAALSPSSPPAVSATASFAPSHHSPPGTHSVPSAASPPPTMQTQLQQQQQQQQQQQQQQQQQQQQQQQQQQQSMTQQQTISHTQHVQHTSVVMKTVSAAGNGGAGEVEEINTKELAQRISAELKRYSIPQAIFAQRVLCRSQGTLSDLLRNPKPWSKLKSGRETFRRMWKWLQEPEFQRMSALRLAAAQIPQRGTCKRKDEMANQAEHQQPAPKKPRLVFTDLQRRTLQAIFKETKRPSKEMQVTIARQLGLEPTTVGNFFMNARRRSMDKWKDEDPKTVAVEEEQLSPTIGIGQRQPSDVL
- the LOC105837765 gene encoding one cut domain family member 2 isoform X1; its protein translation is MEGIGDIGDHQSHSEQLLDSVDSPAAVSTHGRGGGGGSNGNCGGGGGGAAGGGGGGGGGSGSGGGGGRGSVVGGGRHHNHHHHHHHHHHHHGHHHHHQQQQQQQHEVVHEMGGGRSGRGGGGGGSGNGGGGAGAGGGGGGGGGGGNGGGSVEGMSSSASQSPDIACASLPLELLAAGALGVKEERDLAAAEDLSSSQDPPSVGGGGGGGDSGGGGGGGGGGGGGGGIGGNGDGGGGGGGGGRAVGGGNGNGNSSNGSGGNGGGGSGGSGGGGGSGSGGSSSSGGGGRQSARESLSVIVPPQDVDVDSRDADDSELLSPGKLTPTSGISVSVASMIDATDFRAMQPEPTYQTLTSVAERMSPPGFSPGSSYATLTPLQPLPPISTMSDKFVYGGHAAGGVTGSFAVMQNNGLGNIGLSMGGSPYTYDKLPTMGMSPSHNYPSPGAGLQPSPLSPQSGYSQSGLNSPHKSSASPHYDPAFLPRLQQSPAALSPSSPPAVSATASFAPSHHSPPGTHSVPSAASPPPTMQTQLQQQQQQQQQQQQQQQQQQQQQQQQQQQSMTQQQTISHTQHVQHTSVVMKTVSAAGNGGAGEVEEINTKELAQRISAELKRYSIPQAIFAQRVLCRSQGTLSDLLRNPKPWSKLKSGRETFRRMWKWLQEPEFQRMSALRLAALSNCSESGGEPDAMLDMHHPGTGIDSHHPQFHNSYAAQIPQRGTCKRKDEMANQAEHQQPAPKKPRLVFTDLQRRTLQAIFKETKRPSKEMQVTIARQLGLEPTTVGNFFMNARRRSMDKWKDEDPKTVAVEEEQLSPTIGIGQRQPSDVL
- the LOC105837765 gene encoding AT-rich interactive domain-containing protein 1B isoform X4, with amino-acid sequence MEGIGDIGDHQSHSEQLLDSVDSPAAVSTHGRGGGGGSNGNCGGGGGGAAGGGGGGGGGSGSGGGGGRGSVVGGGRHHNHHHHHHHHHHHHGHHHHHQQQQQQQHEVVHEMGGGRSGRGGGGGGSGNGGGGAGAGGGGGGGGGGGNGGGSVEGMSSSASQSPDIACASLPLELLAAGALGVKEERDLAAAEDLSSSQDPPSVGGGGGGGDSGGGGGGGGGGGGGGGIGGNGDGGGGGGGGGRAVGGGNGNGNSSNGSGGNGGGGSGGSGGGGGSGSGGSSSSGGGGRQSARESLSVIVPPQDVDVDSRDADDSELLSPGKLTPTSGISVSVASMIDATDFRAMQPEPTYQTLTSVAERMSPPGFSPGSSYATLTPLQPLPPISTMSDKFVYGGHAAGGVTGSFAVMQNNGLGNIGLSMGGSPYTYDKLPTMGMSPSHNYPSPGAGLQPSPLSPQSGYSQSGLNSPHKSSASPHYDPAFLPRLQQSPAALSPSSPPAVSATASFAPSHHSPPGTHSVPSAASPPPTMQTQLQQQQQQQQQQQQQQQQQQQQQQQQQQQSMTQQQTISHTQHVQHTSVVMKTVSAAGNGGAGEVEEINTKELAQRISAELKRYSIPQAIFAQRVLCRSQGTLSDLLRNPKPWSKLKSGRETFRRMWKWLQEPEFQRMSALRLADYQMRNVNVRSVNSKRRKTPSSSCFCTDSTTRNMQEERRDGEPGRTPTARPQETAAGFHRPSAPYSTGYF